The following coding sequences are from one Eretmochelys imbricata isolate rEreImb1 chromosome 12, rEreImb1.hap1, whole genome shotgun sequence window:
- the NOB1 gene encoding RNA-binding protein NOB1: MPWGRPADPAKAKMAAVEHVVADAGAFLRGAPLQDFGRNVYTIKEVVSEIRDKETRRQLAVLPYQLHFKQPFPEYVKLVTEFSKKTGDYPSLSATDLQVLALTYQLEAETVGVAHLKTEPEKKVQLSSTTQHPEAPVHVAGFHLPSKSKHLEEDACLSTSESGLLAAAEESQEFSSFLYWRNPLPSIEEDLQELQKVHTVSISPEVPVVLQSGEDGSEGDSDDGEGWITPDNIKQIQQGMGHCDAPGNVQVGCVTTDFAMQNVLLQMGLHVLAMNGMLIRQARSYILRCHGCFKTTSDVTRVFCPHCGNKTLKKVAVSVGADGTLHMHFSRNPKVLNTRGLRYSLPAPQGGKHASNPHLAEDQHFPQQRLSRKARQKTNVFDPDYIAGVSPFAENDIYSRAANLQIRDAALGAGRRRMNPNIATKKFVRKR; this comes from the exons GACTTCGGTAGAAACGTTTACACTATTAAGGAGGTGGTCAGCGAAATCCGGGACAAGGAAACCAGGAGACAACTGGCCGTGCTGCCCTACCAGCTTCACTTCAAACAGCCCTTCCCTGAGTACGTTAAATTAG TaacagaattttcaaaaaagACTGGCGACTACCCCAGTCTGTCAGCCACAGATCTCCAGGTGCTAGCCCTGACCTACCAGCTGGAGGCAGAGACTGTTGGGGTGGCTCATCTGAAGACAGAGCCAGAAAAAAAG GTTCAGCTGAGCTCCACCACCCAGCATCCAGAGGCTCCTGTTCATGTTGCTGGGTTCCACCTGCCTTCCAAG TCTAAGCACTTGGAGGAAGATGCATGTCTGTCCACATCTGAAAGTGGCCTGCTTGCAGCAGCAGAGGAGAGCCAAGAGTTCAGCTCCTTCCTGTACTGGAGGAACCCTCTGCCCAGCATTGAAGAGGACTTGCAGGAGCTGCAG AAAGTTCACACGGTTTCCATTAGCCCAGAGGTACCGGTGGTTCTCCAGTCTGGGGAGGATGGAAGTGAAGGGGACAGTGATGATGGTGAAGGCTGGATAACTCCCGACAACATCAAACAGATCCAGCAGGGTATGGGGCATTGTGATGCTCCTGGCAATGTGCAGGTCGGCTGTGTGACCACAGACTTTGCCATGCAG AATGTTCTGCTCCAGATGGGTCTCCACGTGCTGGCAATGAATGGCATGCTGATCCGGCAAGCCAGAAGCTACATCTTACGCTGTCATGGCTGCTTCAA GACAACATCTGACGTGACCAGGGTCTTCTGTCCGCACTGTGGCAACAAGACACTGAAAAAAGTTGCAGTGAGTGTGGGCGCTGATGGCACCCTCCACATGCACTTCTCCCGCAACCCAAAGGTCCTGAACACACGAGGGCTTCGG TACTCGCTACCTGCGCCCCAAGGGGGGAAACATGCCAGCAACCCCCACTTGGCTGAGGACCAGCACTTTCCTCAACAGCGGCTTTCCCGGAAGGCAAGGCAGAAAACCAATGTCTTTGACCCGGATTACATTGCAGGGGTTTCCCCCTTTGCTGAAAACGATATCTATAGCCGTGCAGCCAACCTGCAGATCCGGGATGCAGCTCTGGGTGCAGGCCGGCGGCGCATGAATCCTAACATAGCGACCAAGAAGTTTGTGAGGAAGAGATGA